Part of the Triticum urartu cultivar G1812 chromosome 2, Tu2.1, whole genome shotgun sequence genome, TATCACGACGTCATACCTGACAGGGCAAACAGTTAGCTTCATGGATCGACTGCCGTGCGTATGGGAATCAAATTGATGCTCCTAGAGAGCACCACACTACAAGGACTCACACCTGTGGACCACATGGTGTGCACCCGCGGACCGCCCCACGTGCGCTGAGGCCATTGACCTCATCGCGGGGCAGAAGAAGGAGGCGCCGGACGAGCGGGCGTCGACCCGGCCGTGCTTGCAGGAGGCCGTCGAGGGGCGAGGATGGACGGCCAGGGATCATAGACGAAAAGGATCTCACCGGAGCAAGCTCGCCTCGATAGACTGGGTGGACGAGAGACAGCCATGTCAGAGCAGAGAAGTTCGATCTCGCGAGATCCGACGCTGTCCATGGGATCCTGCATAGGTGTCACACTTAGTGCGCTACACGCACGCGCCCATCGGACTGCACGTGCTCGCCATCCGCACGGCACGTGCTCGCCGTCCGTCCGCACTGCACGTGCTAGCTGGATGTGATGGGGCTGGCCGTGGAGCCGCCCGAACTGCATTTTTGCAAGCCGCGATGACGATTTTTGCATCCGCTTGCAAAGAGATCGCCCAAGGCTGCACCCACGCGAGCACTGAACGGCATTTCGCGCGCCTCCGAGCTGCACTGCCACAATGGCCAAACTGCCTGCGCCGTACTGCATGTTCCTCAACGGCGACGCAGAACGAGGCGAGGGGGTGGCCGACGAGGCCGGGAGATGGCAGGGGCAGCGGCGTCGAGGTGGTGTTCCTCCCTCTCCCCCGCCCACGCAGTACCAGCGCCACCGCCGCGCGTGTCCGGTGTAGCACACCGGGCGGCGGATCTGGCTGAACGGCGGCTGGATCCGACTCGAGAAACGCAGTGACTGCCGGATCCAGAGTGGCGGCAGGGAGGAAGATGGCCAGAACAACGTCGTGCGGTGGGGTGGTGGTGGTCGTGGGCGCGGTAGGCGGTGGCCGAGCGGAGGGGTGGGAGGCGGTGGCCGGGCGGCGCCAGCCATCCAGCGGGCCAGCTGGGGAGGAGGCATGACGGAGGCGTCGGTCCTTGGAGGGGAGCATGGAGTCGTTGGGCGTCGGGATGGTCGACCAGGGGGTAGCACGGGGCCGGTGCTTCTGCAGCCGTTTGGCGCGGGGGCGGGGCAGATTGGAGGCCGGTGTGGtgggaggcggtggccggcgcTGTGGGAGGAGTGGGTCTGGATGTGGTGGGGTGCCTCGCGGCGAAAGGTGGTGGTGGGTGGAGGTGGGGGAAGGGGAGGGAAGGTAAAGGCAGCGGGGGAGGAAGATGGGTAGCCGCCGGCTAGGATTTGAGTGCGGGGAGGGGAAGAAGGTGCGTAGGAGTGGGATGGGTGCGGGGTGGGTgcggtttttctgttttattccTCTAGTTTGGGTGTTCGGACGGGTGTTGTCAGAATAAGCTGAAGTGTTATTAGAATAAGGTCTTAAGAGGTattatatgagtttatgtcctctataATATTCACTTATTGCCATTTCTTCAAGTTGCTCTTTCTGCTAAGTATatgtgatcggaccctttcccttctatgctaaactcaactcAGTCTATTGACAAATTCCTCATGTGCGTTTTATTTGAAACttgttcaaaatcttcactgtgtccctGTCAGCTGAAAAATTTGCGAACGAAACTTTAAACTCATCTTATCTGAATTTTCGGCTTTTGCCGCTCAAACTGTTCCACTTTCCACGATATATTattctattcacccacgatcgtGCACGATCGTCACCTCTCAGtatgtgggtgacacatgtcacgcgaatgagaagggtcaggggcacgttctttcaatttcctcgggcgagcagtttttcatttcggctataaataccccctccCTTCCTTACTTTGTttttttactccgctcgacctcactccctcgctcgagctctcaaaccctagcgccgccgctacttccatcatcgccgatgaggaagagcttcactgccttgACCTCGCCGCCGTCATACTCGCGTCGGCtgcggatttcttcactccgccgccgccatagctgtcttcctctgccaagttagggcatggaagatccgAACTGACGAGCTTCTAAATCTACTCTTCATAGTTTgtcgtgttcttcgtcaagggtaattaaaagttacttttactgcccttgttgattctgatgTTTTCTACAAAATCTTTAAAAGGTATTTATTCTTcaaatcttcacacactaaacacctcacatatcatctattcttgatctgtttccctaagcaacatttttcttcaagattcctcaattgtgtggattttcaaatcTGCACAACTCTGGaaacctaagtcaaagaacgcttagtgaaattcctcaagactcatctggtcaaattcctcaaacttattctttttgcaaaaacttctgagaatgcatatgacctctccaaattcttcgcacctatactctattcacaagtacacatgtccgctgctgaatctctaggttctcatcaacttaactcatttgcagtgttcctcgaagaaaagttgcatacctctTTAGAGAACTCAATAGTTCAAAATCATCAGCTCCTCCGTCCAAATCCTCAGCACCCCTGGCGCATCTCGCCTCGTGCAAAGACAAcaggcatctctattgcctcaggagcctctGCAATTTCTTCTGCTCCTCCGCATTCTTCAACTGGCCCCACCTTGCTGAAGAACAAGCCTCTGCTGGACGAGGTtctcgaccaagtcctcacaagaagccAGGTCGGCCTTCCAAGTACCCGtcctgatgatgatgaagctgaTGGATGAAGAACCTCGCAGAAATCATTCAGACACAGGCAACACaggggccgctagagccaaaggcagtTAATGTGCCCATTGATGCTGGATGCAAAGTTGGTCCTTCGACTTCATCGACTTGtgggcacaaggaccccaacacaccTCTGCCTGAGATGAACTCACTCCTGGTCAAAGTCATGTTATTGACTCACTTCATTGATCGAAGAGAAATGGAAATATGAAACAGGGGAGGAAGgtgaagaaagcgcagtacaagaaagagcgttTTCTGAAGCAAAACTTCTTGAAGCTTTCACCTGAGACTTGTAGCTCTGCAATCAGAGATCAAGAATCTGAGTGATGAATTTGATCGCTACTatgctgattggcttggagccaagtcAGATTTGTGAAGAATAACTGAGAAGTTCACttaccaatgttgcagccccaacgcaacaagaaattcctcaggctgaggTATCTGCTAGCTAAGCAgaaacatgccagcaccgcttgatgaaaatcaggctgctgatgAATTCTGCTagtaccagggctgatgactgcattccagcagctgatgaaactccagggcaaccactagtgttgcgcctgaagaaattGTTATAGGACAGCTGAAGCTTCAACCGgcttgtgcctgaagaaactgatcATGCCAGGgaaactgcatcagttgtgcctgaagaaaacttaaccaatttcctctgctcctcctgcacctaCACCAAGTCCAATTcttccttctgcatcagaagCAAAGAAGACAAAGGCTTCGGAGCGTGCAGCTGTGAAGAAAAGAAAGCATCAACTTCATCAGaatcttcagctccgaagaagatgaagaaattgACCAGCTCTTTTGAAGaatccgattgatgttgttccagtctcaagcatgccatcaaaggaactcattccttttgatgaagaatacgtGATCCCAAGCGGATCCGATGAAGAATattccttctgctgcttcttcagagcagttggatgaagaaattgaagtggatgcaatcccttcaaccccCCTAGTTGTCTCATCACCCATGGCCTCAGTTCACTACTGAAGAGCCTGACATTGAAGAAATGAGTGATGAAGA contains:
- the LOC125541464 gene encoding uncharacterized protein LOC125541464, with the protein product MPPPQLARWMAGAARPPPPTPPLGHRLPRPRPPPPHRTTLFWPSSSLPPLWIRQSLRFSSRIQPPFSQIRRPVCYTGHARRWRWYCVGGGEGGTPPRRRCPCHLPASSATPSPRSASPLRNMQYGAGSLAIVAVQLGGARNAVQCSRGCSLGRSLCKRMQKSSSRLAKMQFGRLHGQPHHIQLARAVRTDGEHVPCGWRARAVRWARACSALSVTPMQDPMDSVGSREIELLCSDMAVSRPPSLSRRACSGEILFVYDPWPSILAPRRPPASTAGSTPARPAPPSSAPR